The genomic DNA TTTTTGTGGTGTAAAACCCCATTTCTTGAGATAACGCCCTATTGTCCACACTGACACCGATAGCTCATACCGTTGAGCCAAAAACTGTTGCACTGCTTCGCGTGTCCATAAGTAAAATGGTAATCCTAAAGCGTCTGGACACTTTTGCTCCATTAACCTCACTGCTGTTGCCGCTTGATGGGGGAGCAGACGTGAGCTAGCACGAGGACCACGCTTTCTTGCTTTCAACGATGTCGCACCGCTGGAAGCTACCACTTTTGTCCAGTTATGCACTGCTGTACGCGAAACGTTGAAAACACGCGCTGCTTCTGATTTACTCATACCGCTCTCGACTGCATTTACCACTCGGTAGCGAAGTGCTTCTTGAGCTTTGGCTGACAGATGGCGAGCGTCTTTGAGTTTCATGGCAGACTCCGGACGTGGCTACAGCTACTATGTTAACTAATCTATGCTCTGGTTAGTAAATACCAGTTGCCTTCGCAGCAATGTAGTGAGTAGTTTAGAAAAGCCGAACTTCAATTTGAGTGGACAGGGCAGCGCCAGCCACTTAATTGGCACGAAGCCCAACCGGGCATAGAACGGTATCAACCTCGCTCCACATGATAGGTAGAGTGGTGCGGTAGCTTGCTCAATTAGATGTTGAACTAGATATGTTCCCAAGCCCTGGGTGCGGCAGCACTAGGCCACAACTAAACTGCCCTATTCCTGAACACCAGGATGGCGGCGCAGCTGCCCTATTGCCACTAAGCGTCTATTCTTCTCAATCACCCAAAACTGAGACCAGTGTAACTGTGTAGGGTCACGTAGTTCAGTAGACATCAGTGACTTAATTGCCTTTGCATCTGTAGCACAGGCTTTGCGGAGAACACATTCTGGTGGCAACTTGAGTGAGCCAAGTTGACGAGCTGACGGGGTGACAAAGAGGTAAAAAGTATTGCGGGAGGAAAGTTGCAGCGTTTTGCAGTAAAAAAAGATAGGTCAAGTATTGTCAACAAGACCTAACTAATGAAAATGCTGCCTCAATTCTATCAAACCTGCTTCCAAAAACTACTCACTCCAACACAGTACAAGATGCTACAAATCTTGTTGCTCCTACTGCAATTCCATAAAACAGTCACGATGGAAAAACTGGCAACGGTATTTCCTCAACCGATTCGATTTGAAAGTCGCCGTCGCAGCATACAAAGATTCTTGCTCTTGCCACAACTGAGTATTCAATTCCTCTGGTTTCCCTTACTCAAACACTGGGTCAAAATTAGAAAATTTAAACAAGGGAAACGATTGACATTTGCCATAGATAGAACGCAGTGGCGCGACCAAAACGTTTTCATCATCAGTTTAATTGAAGACAAGCGAGCAATTCCTGTGTACTGGCAATTGTTACCAAAACAAGGAGCTAGCAATCTTCAAGAACAAAAAGCATTGATTCGTCCAGTGTTAAGGTTATTCAAGGGATATCGATTGTTACTATTAGGCGACCGGGAATTTCATAGTGTAAAACTTGCCAATTGGTTACAGAGCAAGGAAATTGATTTTGTACTGCGGCAAAAACAAGATACCTATGTCCGTCAGTCAAACTCCTCATATCAACCTCTAAGCACTTTAGGATTAGTACCAGGGGTATCCTTTTTTTATCAGGGCATTCAAGCTACTAAGCAAAAAGGTTTTGGCTTGTTTAACTTAGCCGGATATTACCCACGTAAATATCGAGGGAAAGTCGAACCATGCGGATGGTATCTGTTGACTAACCTCAACACCATCGATGCTGCAATCATTGCATTTAAGTGTCGTAGTGGCATTGAGGCTATGTTTAAAGATTGTAAAACTGGTGGCTATAACTTGGAATCTTCTCATGCCTCTGGGCAGCGGTTGATGGCGCTAATTTTGCTGATTGCCATTGCTGATACTTGTACTGTTTTAGCTGGTCGTCAATGGCGACAAAAGGGATTACAAAAATATATGGGGCGGCTGCAACAATTAAAGCGTTCGCATCGACGGCATAGTGCATTCTGGCTTGGTTTGTATGGTTGCTTATGGGTGGGTGCAATCGAGTTTTGGCACGATTTGGCTTCTGAGTTACTAACCAGAGCATAGATTAGTTAACATAGTAGCTGTAGCCACGTCCGGAGTCTGCCATGAAACTCAAAGACGCTCGCCATCTGTCAGCCAAAGCTCAAGAAGCACTTCGCTACCGAGTGGTAAATGCAGTCGAGAGCGGTATGAGTAAATCAGAAGCAGCGCGTGTTTTCAACGTTTCGCGTACAGCAGTGCATAACTGGACAAAAGTGGTAGCTTCCAGCGGTGCGACATCGTTGAAAGCAAGAAAGCGTGGTCCTCGTGCTAGCTCACG from Chroococcidiopsis sp. CCMEE 29 includes the following:
- a CDS encoding IS4 family transposase; this encodes MLPQFYQTCFQKLLTPTQYKMLQILLLLLQFHKTVTMEKLATVFPQPIRFESRRRSIQRFLLLPQLSIQFLWFPLLKHWVKIRKFKQGKRLTFAIDRTQWRDQNVFIISLIEDKRAIPVYWQLLPKQGASNLQEQKALIRPVLRLFKGYRLLLLGDREFHSVKLANWLQSKEIDFVLRQKQDTYVRQSNSSYQPLSTLGLVPGVSFFYQGIQATKQKGFGLFNLAGYYPRKYRGKVEPCGWYLLTNLNTIDAAIIAFKCRSGIEAMFKDCKTGGYNLESSHASGQRLMALILLIAIADTCTVLAGRQWRQKGLQKYMGRLQQLKRSHRRHSAFWLGLYGCLWVGAIEFWHDLASELLTRA